From the genome of Aspergillus fumigatus Af293 chromosome 1, whole genome shotgun sequence, one region includes:
- a CDS encoding Set1-mediated histone H3-K4 methylation subunit Swd1, which yields MNLSLIDPFVLAQDYPDTLTEKLRSGHATCLRFNRKGDYLASGRVDGTVVIFDIETNGVARKLRGHTRQIQSLSWSRDGRYLLSSSQDWKCILWDMKDGSRVRTVRFEAPVYIAELHPFNHLLFVASLFEDQPVLVDISSPKPIKRILPSAPFRPPPSASEEVDPAMAAKQAAQDAKHSTCVTIFSAFGNHIIAGTSKGWINIIETQTCTTIHSTRLCNGVVILLRLASNGRDLLINSSDRVIRTIIMPDLSQLGIDLEPANIKLQVEHKFQDVVNRLSWNHVTFSSTGEFVTASTFMNPDIYVWERSHGSLVKILEGPREELGVVEWHPSRPMVVACGLESGCIYTWSIVTPQKWSALAPDFGEVEENVEYMEREDEFDIHPAEEIHQRRLDQEDEVPDVLTIEPLKSGADGEMEAFRMPVLLDISDSESEEDIVAVGPGTMRRRSPGAGREWMNSNGDGDKESGKPGAGRGQRGRRK from the exons ATGAATTTGTCGCTCATTGATCCTTTCGTCCTTGCCCAGGACTATCCCGACACCTTGACTGAGAAATTGA GAAGCGGGCACGCGACATGTTTGCGCTTCAATCGAAAAGGAGATTACCTGGCTTCCGGACGA GTGGACGGTACTGTGGTTATCTTTGATATAGAGACAAATGGAGTCGCGCGGAAACTTCGCGGCCATACCAGACAGATCCAATCTCTCAG CTGGTCTAGAGATGGACGATACCTCCTCAGCTCCTCCCAGGACTGGAAATGCATTTTGTGGGACATGAAAGATGGTTCCCGCGTGCGCACTGTCCGATTTGAGGCCCCTGTGTATATTGCAGAACTACATCCTTTCAACCA TTTACTCTTCGTCGCTTCACTTTTCGAAGACCAACCAGTCCTCGTGGATATTTCGTCCCCCAAACCGATCAAGCGAATACTCCCCTCCGCTCCATTTCGTCCTCCGCCATCCGCCTCAGAAGAAGTCGACCCAGCCATGGCCGCCAAGCAAGCTGCGCAAGATGCAAAGCACTCGACATGCGTCACAATATTCTCGGCATTTGGAAATCACATCATAGCAGGCACATCCAAGGGGTGGATCAATATCATCGAGACACAGACCTGCACGACCATCCACTCGACCCGGCTGTGTAACGGCGTGGTCATTCTCCTCCGTTTGGCAAGCAATGGCCGGGACCTACTCATCAACAGTTCTGATCGCGTAATTCGGACCATCATCATGCCTGACCTGTCACAACTAGGGATCGACCTCGAGCCCGCGAACATCAAACTACAAGTGGAACATAAGTTCCAGGACGTGGTCAACCGACTAAGCTGGAACCACgtcaccttctcctctacCGGTGAATTTGTCACTGCCTCGACCTTTATGAATCCGGACATCTACGTCTGGGAGCGAAGCCACGGTTCCCtcgtcaagatcctcgaggGTCCCCGTGAAGAGCTCGGCGTTGTCGAATGGCACCCGTCGCGCCCCATGGTAGTCGCCTGTGGCCTAGAATCCGGCTGCATATACACGTGGTCCATCGTCACGCCACAGAAGTGGTCTGCCCTTGCGCCGGATTTCGGCGAAGTCGAAGAAAATGTCGAGTACATGGAACGGGAGGATGAATTCGACATTCACCCGGCGGAGGAAATCCACCAACGGCGTCTCGACCAGGAAGATGAAGTTCCCGATGTCCTCACCATCGAACCGCTAAAGAGTGGCGCGGACGGTGAGATGGAAGCCTTCCGCATGCCGGTCCTCCTGGACATTTCTGACAGCGAAAGTGAGGAGGACATAGTGGCGGTAGGGCCGGGGACGATGCGTCGCCGGAGTCCCGGTGCAGGTCGGGAGTGGATGAACTCcaatggagacggagacaaAGAAAGTGGGAAGCCCGGTGCTGGTAGAGGTCAAAGGGGCCGGCGGAAATAA
- the laeA gene encoding class I SAM-dependent methyltransferase — protein sequence MFLNGQGGQRPPMVAFPPLNVRGSISSGFNALGRSRNNSDAMDIYTITDRGPAAERDPAAGRWHANGSPSINSTSSKNPDRYPCYQENGRTYHGYRKGIYMLPCDEQEQDRLDIFHKLFTVARVSDGLIYAPHPTNGRFLDLGCGTGIWAIDVANKYPEAFVVGVDLAPIQPPNHPRNCDFYAPFDFESLWALGEDSWDLIHMQMGSGSVASWPNLYRRIYSHLRPGAWFEQVEIDFEPRCDDRSLEGLAIRQWYQLLKQATEETMRPVAHNSRETIRNLQEAGFTEIDHQMVGLPLNPWHEDEHERRVARWYNLAISESIETMSLAPFSRVFGWPIERIKQIAADVKSEAFNKEIHTYNILHIYQARKPLAN from the exons aTGTTTCTCAACGGGCAGGGCGGACAGCGACCTCCGATGGTGGCCTTCCCGCCACTTAACGTTCGCGGATCTATTTCGTCAGGTTTCAATGCCCTAGGCCGCTCAAGAAACAACTCCGATGCTATGGACATCTATACAATCACAGACAGGGGTCCCGCTGCAGAGAGAGACCCGGCCGCTGGTCGTTGGCACGCCAATGGTTCCCCAAGTATTAATTCTACCAGTAGCAA GAATCCTGACAGATACCCTTGCTATCAGGAGAACGGACGAACATACCATGGATACCGCAAAGGAATCTACATGTTGCCGTGCGacgagcaggagcaggatcGTCTAGATATATTCCACAAGCTTTTCACTGTGGCGAGAGTCTCGGACGGACTGATCTATGCTCCACATCCCACCAACGGCCGGTTTCTCGATTTGGGATGTGGGACAGGGATTTGGGCGATCGATGTGGCCAACAAGTATCCAGAAGCCTTCGTCGTTGGGGTTGATTTGGCCCCCATACAACCTCCAAATCACCCGAGAAATTGCGACTTTTATGCGCCATTCGACTTTGAAAGCCTTTGGGCTCTTGGGGAGGATTCGTGGGATCTGATTCACATGCAGATGGGCTCCGGCAGCGTTGCAAGTTGGCCCAACCTCTATCGGAGGATTTATTCCCATCTCCGTCCCGGTGCCTGGTTTGAGCAGGTCGAAATCGATTTCGAACCCCGTTGCGATGATCGCTCTTTGGAAGGCTTGGCTATTCGACAATGGTACCAGTTATTGAAACAAGCCACAGAGGAAACCATGCGGCCGGTTGCTCACAATTCACGTGAAACGATTCGAAATCTGCAGGAGGCCGGATTTACTGAGATCGACCATCAAATGGTTGGACTCCCTCTCAACCCGTGGCATGAGGACGAGCATGAGAGAAGAGTGGCTCGTTGGTATAACCTAGCCATCTCGGAGAGTATTGAGACGATGAGCCTTGCCCCTTTCAGCCGTGTGTTCGGTTGGCCGATCGAACGAATCAAGCAAATAGCAGCCGATGTTAAATCGGAGGCTTTCAATAAAGAGATCCATACTTACAACATACTGCATATATACCAGGCTCGAAAACCTCTCGCCAATTGA